The Streptomyces sp. NBC_00224 genome has a window encoding:
- a CDS encoding DUF3499 domain-containing protein: MESRRGPLKSAVPSNVVSPVRRCSRTACGRPAVATLTYVYADSTAVLGPLATYAEPHCYDLCAEHSERLTAPRGWEVVRLTDASAPSRPSGDDLEALANAVREAARPHERAAEAGGARAADPMEVARRGHLRVLRSPEP, from the coding sequence GTGGAGAGTCGTCGCGGCCCGCTCAAGAGTGCGGTACCGTCCAACGTCGTGAGCCCTGTACGTCGCTGTTCGCGCACTGCGTGCGGCCGCCCTGCCGTCGCGACACTGACGTACGTCTACGCGGACTCGACCGCAGTCCTCGGCCCGCTCGCCACCTATGCCGAGCCCCATTGCTATGACCTGTGCGCCGAGCACAGTGAGCGCCTCACCGCGCCCCGCGGCTGGGAGGTCGTCCGCCTCACCGACGCCTCCGCCCCGAGCCGCCCCAGCGGCGACGATCTGGAAGCGCTTGCCAACGCGGTACGGGAAGCGGCCCGCCCGCACGAACGCGCCGCCGAGGCCGGCGGCGCCCGCGCGGCCGACCCCATGGAGGTCGCCCGTCGAGGCCACCTCCGGGTCCTGCGCTCCCCGGAGCCCTGA
- a CDS encoding Trm112 family protein — MPLEAGLLDILACPACHAPLKDATAEETPELVCTGADCGLAYPVRDGIPVLLVDEARRPA, encoded by the coding sequence ATGCCGCTCGAAGCCGGCCTCCTCGACATCCTCGCCTGCCCCGCGTGCCACGCCCCGCTCAAGGACGCCACGGCCGAGGAGACGCCCGAGCTGGTCTGCACCGGCGCGGACTGCGGCCTTGCGTACCCGGTCCGCGACGGCATCCCCGTACTCCTCGTGGACGAGGCCCGCCGCCCGGCGTAA
- a CDS encoding metallopeptidase family protein codes for MDSSSSGIGSGPDSVPAGPRPRRRDRHGRGMRGPVAPPQVPLSASRAESFRDLVRDSVERLERRWPQLADVDFLVSDVPLPESDDDGWSDEAVPLGRALPASKGSPARIIVYRRPVEIRTKSRDERALLVHEVVVEQVAELLGLAPESVDPRYGQD; via the coding sequence ATGGACAGTTCCAGTTCCGGCATCGGCTCCGGCCCCGACTCCGTACCGGCCGGCCCGCGGCCCCGCCGCCGCGACCGGCACGGGAGGGGCATGCGCGGACCCGTGGCCCCGCCGCAGGTGCCGCTCTCGGCGAGCCGTGCGGAGAGCTTCCGCGATCTGGTGCGGGACTCGGTGGAGCGGCTGGAGCGGCGCTGGCCACAGCTGGCCGACGTCGACTTCCTCGTCTCCGACGTGCCGCTGCCCGAGTCCGACGACGACGGGTGGAGCGACGAGGCCGTACCGCTGGGCCGCGCGCTGCCCGCCTCCAAGGGCTCGCCCGCGCGGATCATCGTCTACCGGCGGCCCGTCGAGATCCGCACCAAGAGCCGGGACGAACGGGCCCTGCTCGTCCACGAGGTCGTGGTCGAGCAGGTCGCCGAACTCCTCGGTCTCGCACCGGAGTCGGTCGATCCCCGCTACGGACAGGACTGA
- a CDS encoding phosphomannomutase/phosphoglucomutase, which yields MTADLSQIVKAYDVRGVVPDQWDESLAELFGAAFVRVTGADAIVVGHDMRPSSPGLSAAFARGAARQGADVTLIGLCSTDQLYYASGKLNLPGAMFTASHNPAQYNGIKLCRAGAAPVGQDTGLADIRALVEAWSESGAPEAAATAGTLDERDTLVDYAAHLKSLVDVSGIRPLKVVVDAGNGMGGHTVPTVFDGLPLTLVPMYFELDGTFPNHEANPLDPANIVDLQERVRAEGADLGIAFDGDADRCFVVDERGEGVSPSAVTALVAARELAKHPGGTVIHNLITSWSVPEVVRENGGIPVRTRVGHSFIKQEMARSGAIFGGEHSAHYYFKDFWNADTGMLAALHVLAALGTQKAPLSRLLAAYDRYTGSGEINSTVTDQTARTEAVREAFATRQGVTTDELDGLTVSTADWWFNLRPSNTEPLLRLNVEARDEPTMAKLRDEVLALVRA from the coding sequence GTGACTGCTGATCTGTCGCAGATCGTGAAGGCGTACGACGTCCGCGGGGTGGTGCCGGATCAGTGGGACGAGTCTCTGGCCGAGCTGTTCGGAGCGGCTTTCGTACGGGTGACGGGCGCCGACGCGATCGTGGTCGGGCACGACATGCGCCCCTCGTCGCCCGGCCTGTCGGCGGCGTTCGCGCGCGGCGCGGCCCGCCAGGGCGCGGATGTCACCCTGATCGGCCTGTGCTCCACGGACCAGCTGTACTACGCGTCCGGGAAGCTGAACCTGCCCGGCGCCATGTTCACGGCGTCCCACAACCCGGCCCAGTACAACGGCATCAAGCTCTGCCGCGCGGGCGCCGCCCCGGTCGGCCAGGACACGGGCCTGGCCGACATCCGCGCCCTGGTCGAGGCCTGGTCGGAGTCGGGCGCCCCGGAAGCGGCGGCGACGGCCGGCACACTCGACGAGCGCGACACGCTCGTGGACTACGCCGCCCACCTCAAGTCCCTGGTCGACGTCTCCGGCATCCGTCCCCTCAAGGTCGTCGTGGACGCGGGCAACGGCATGGGCGGCCACACGGTCCCCACCGTCTTCGACGGTCTGCCGCTGACGCTGGTGCCGATGTACTTCGAGCTCGACGGCACCTTCCCCAACCACGAGGCCAACCCCCTCGACCCCGCCAACATCGTCGACCTCCAGGAGCGCGTCCGCGCCGAGGGCGCCGACCTGGGCATCGCCTTCGACGGCGACGCCGACCGCTGCTTCGTGGTGGACGAGCGCGGCGAGGGAGTCTCCCCGTCCGCCGTGACCGCGCTGGTGGCGGCCCGTGAGCTGGCCAAGCACCCGGGCGGAACGGTGATCCACAACCTGATCACCTCCTGGTCCGTCCCGGAGGTCGTCCGCGAGAACGGCGGCATCCCGGTCCGCACGCGGGTCGGCCACTCGTTCATCAAGCAGGAGATGGCGCGTTCGGGCGCGATCTTCGGCGGCGAGCACTCCGCGCACTACTACTTCAAGGACTTCTGGAACGCCGACACCGGCATGCTGGCGGCCCTGCACGTCCTGGCCGCCCTGGGCACCCAGAAGGCCCCGCTCTCCCGTCTGCTGGCGGCGTACGACCGCTACACGGGCTCGGGCGAGATCAACTCGACGGTGACCGACCAGACCGCCCGTACGGAGGCGGTCCGCGAGGCCTTCGCGACGCGGCAGGGCGTCACCACGGACGAGCTGGACGGCCTGACGGTCTCCACGGCCGACTGGTGGTTCAACCTGCGCCCCTCCAACACCGAGCCCCTCCTGCGGCTGAACGTCGAGGCGCGTGACGAACCGACGATGGCGAAGCTGCGGGACGAGGTCCTGGCGCTGGTACGGGCGTAA
- a CDS encoding WhiB family transcriptional regulator: MTEVFQELLVDDVDEELGWQERALCAQTDPESFFPEKGGSTREAKKVCLACEVRSECLEYALANDERFGIWGGLSERERRRLKKAAV, from the coding sequence ATGACCGAGGTGTTCCAGGAGCTGCTGGTCGACGATGTGGACGAAGAACTCGGCTGGCAGGAGCGCGCGTTGTGCGCCCAGACCGACCCCGAGTCCTTCTTTCCCGAGAAGGGCGGCTCCACCCGGGAGGCCAAGAAGGTCTGCCTCGCCTGTGAAGTCCGCTCCGAGTGCCTCGAATACGCCCTCGCGAATGACGAACGATTCGGCATCTGGGGCGGACTGTCCGAACGGGAACGCCGCCGCCTGAAGAAGGCGGCGGTCTAG
- a CDS encoding glycosyltransferase — MSVHSQSTAPYSEAATPEFPRHVVTAVLVSHDGARWLPDALAGLLGQERPVQSAYAADTGSADDSARLVTEALGADRVLHLARRTGFGAAVDEAVRSAGVLGPEELPYLKRPSGWDPVSRSWRDDTYDLPELPHGEPVQWLWLLHDDCAPAPDALAELLRVADSDAYAAIVGPKLRGWYDRKQLLEVGVSIARSGRRWTGLDRREQDQGQHDQVRPVLSVSSAGMLIRRDVWEELGGFDRRLPLMRDDVDLCWRAHAAGHSVLVAPEAVVRHAEAAARERRTVDCAGRSAVDPHRVDKAGAVYTMLVNSRPAALPYVFLRIVVGTVLRTLAYLLGKAPGQAVDEIMGLSATLLRPGRILAGRRRRGKSGVEASELRPLFPPPGATVRATVEQVAAGLGAGAEDTGGSRHGAVESGPGGDDADFLEIEQFARLKKIARKPAPVLFALLLLISLAACRELLGGGALSGGALLPAPSGVGDLWGRYADAWHPIGTGGTQTAPPYLAAIAALAALCFGSTGFALTLLLVCSVPLAGLTAYFASRPLVESRLLRAWAAVAYALLPAATGALATGRLGTAVLAVLLPLIARAGVTAAGFRGEGRGSWRATWTYALLLTSAMAFTPVVWPVAALLGAVVLVLRRDDITAYGLRFLAAVGTPLLILAPWSLTLLTGPSGFFREAGLEYGKGSASALDLLGASPGGPKTVGGLLLVGFVLAALAALLRGEREFAIRTAWAVALTGFLFAALSNNSGWAGPATLVYGLALIAAAVLGAEGAKERVAAHGFGWRQPVAALIALAAAVAPLIAAGGWMLSGADGPLERRDPVQVPAFVAEESGTRDQARTLVLGGASAAKVSYTLVRGSGGRLGDAELAASGGSDPRLDKVVANLVAGSGADQSSQLSGFAVRYVLVRDGAPRTFGRVLDTTPGLSRLSQLDGSALWRVDRQVARAVIVPPAASAGAQTGSAQAGGAAEPVAVAADPVDVHTKIPAGPVDRVLRLADRAAPGWTATLGGKPLKKTTVDGWAQGFQLPADGGRLDITYDAPFTHTAWIWAQSLLALVLVVLALPGRRRRIDDDLPEEEQPVLPPARDGEGRRARRLRAQAEAEAADAEPTAEPEGPAGQDFPPPPASAPTAPEHDPYATAQYAEVPQQQSYGQWDETAYTNAEYPQQQYDPYQQQYQQYDPYQQQQQYPPQEPAYDPYGYGYGGEQAPGQGQGEGGRIPGQSHDGQGHDTEQPHRPDGSNQ, encoded by the coding sequence ATGTCCGTGCACAGCCAGTCGACTGCCCCGTACTCCGAGGCCGCGACCCCCGAGTTCCCCAGACACGTCGTCACCGCCGTGCTCGTCTCGCACGACGGTGCGCGCTGGCTGCCCGACGCCCTGGCCGGCCTGCTCGGCCAGGAACGCCCCGTACAGAGCGCGTACGCGGCCGACACCGGCAGCGCCGACGACTCCGCCCGCCTGGTCACCGAGGCCCTGGGCGCCGACCGCGTCCTGCACCTCGCGCGCCGCACCGGCTTCGGCGCCGCCGTCGACGAGGCCGTCCGCTCCGCGGGGGTGCTCGGCCCGGAGGAGCTCCCGTACCTGAAGCGGCCCAGCGGCTGGGACCCCGTCTCGCGCAGCTGGCGCGACGACACCTACGACCTGCCCGAACTGCCGCACGGCGAGCCCGTCCAGTGGCTCTGGCTGCTGCACGACGACTGCGCCCCCGCGCCCGACGCCCTCGCCGAACTGCTGCGCGTCGCCGACTCCGACGCCTACGCCGCGATCGTCGGCCCCAAACTGCGCGGCTGGTACGACCGCAAGCAGCTGCTCGAAGTGGGCGTCTCCATCGCCCGCAGCGGCCGCCGCTGGACCGGCCTGGACCGGCGTGAGCAGGACCAGGGCCAGCACGACCAGGTCCGCCCGGTCCTGTCCGTGTCCTCCGCCGGCATGCTGATCCGCCGCGACGTGTGGGAGGAGCTCGGCGGCTTCGACCGGCGGCTGCCGCTGATGCGCGACGACGTCGACCTGTGCTGGCGCGCGCACGCCGCCGGGCACTCCGTCCTCGTCGCCCCCGAAGCCGTCGTACGGCACGCCGAGGCCGCCGCCCGCGAGCGCCGCACCGTCGACTGCGCGGGCCGCTCCGCCGTCGACCCGCACCGGGTCGACAAGGCGGGCGCCGTCTACACGATGCTCGTCAACTCGCGCCCCGCCGCGCTGCCCTACGTGTTCCTGCGCATCGTCGTCGGCACCGTACTGCGCACCCTCGCCTATCTGCTGGGCAAGGCGCCCGGCCAGGCCGTCGACGAGATCATGGGCCTGTCCGCGACCCTGCTGCGGCCCGGCCGGATCCTCGCCGGACGGCGCAGACGCGGCAAGAGCGGGGTGGAGGCGAGCGAGCTGCGGCCGCTCTTCCCGCCGCCCGGAGCCACCGTCCGCGCCACCGTCGAACAGGTCGCCGCCGGGCTCGGCGCCGGGGCCGAGGACACCGGCGGCTCCCGGCACGGCGCCGTCGAATCCGGCCCCGGCGGAGACGACGCCGACTTCCTGGAGATCGAGCAGTTCGCGCGGCTGAAGAAGATCGCCCGCAAACCCGCGCCCGTCCTGTTCGCCCTGCTCCTGCTGATCTCGCTGGCCGCCTGCCGCGAACTGCTCGGCGGCGGCGCCCTCTCCGGCGGCGCCCTGCTGCCCGCGCCCTCGGGCGTCGGCGACCTGTGGGGCCGCTACGCGGACGCCTGGCACCCCATCGGCACCGGCGGCACCCAGACCGCCCCGCCCTACCTCGCGGCCATCGCCGCCCTCGCCGCCCTCTGCTTCGGCTCCACCGGCTTCGCCCTGACCCTGCTGCTCGTCTGCTCGGTCCCGCTGGCCGGACTCACCGCCTACTTCGCCTCGCGCCCTCTCGTCGAGTCGCGCCTGCTGCGCGCCTGGGCGGCCGTCGCCTACGCCCTCCTGCCTGCCGCCACCGGCGCCCTCGCCACCGGCCGTCTGGGCACCGCCGTCCTCGCCGTACTCCTGCCGCTGATCGCCCGCGCGGGCGTCACCGCCGCCGGGTTCCGCGGCGAGGGCCGCGGCAGCTGGCGCGCCACCTGGACGTACGCGCTGCTGCTCACCAGCGCCATGGCGTTCACCCCCGTCGTCTGGCCCGTCGCCGCGCTCCTCGGAGCCGTCGTCCTGGTGCTGCGCCGCGACGACATCACCGCTTACGGTCTGCGCTTCCTCGCCGCCGTCGGCACCCCCCTCCTGATCCTCGCCCCCTGGTCGCTGACCCTGCTCACCGGCCCGTCCGGCTTCTTCCGCGAGGCCGGTCTGGAGTACGGCAAGGGCTCGGCCTCCGCGCTCGACCTGCTCGGCGCGAGCCCCGGCGGCCCCAAGACCGTCGGCGGCCTGCTCCTCGTCGGCTTCGTGCTGGCGGCGCTCGCCGCCCTGCTGCGCGGGGAGCGGGAGTTCGCGATCCGCACCGCCTGGGCCGTCGCCCTCACCGGCTTCCTCTTCGCCGCCCTCTCCAACAACAGCGGCTGGGCGGGCCCGGCCACCCTCGTCTACGGCCTCGCCCTGATCGCCGCCGCCGTACTCGGCGCCGAAGGCGCCAAGGAGCGCGTCGCCGCCCACGGCTTCGGCTGGCGCCAGCCGGTCGCCGCACTGATCGCCCTGGCCGCCGCGGTCGCTCCGCTGATCGCGGCGGGCGGCTGGATGCTGAGCGGCGCCGACGGGCCGCTGGAGCGCCGCGACCCGGTGCAGGTGCCCGCGTTCGTCGCGGAGGAGAGCGGCACCCGCGACCAGGCCCGCACCCTCGTCCTGGGCGGCGCCTCGGCCGCCAAGGTCTCCTACACCCTGGTCCGCGGCTCCGGCGGCCGCCTCGGCGACGCCGAACTCGCCGCCTCCGGCGGCAGCGACCCCCGCCTGGACAAGGTCGTCGCCAACCTGGTCGCCGGCTCCGGCGCCGACCAGTCCTCCCAGCTCAGCGGCTTCGCCGTGCGCTATGTACTGGTACGCGACGGAGCGCCCCGCACCTTCGGCCGGGTCCTGGACACCACCCCCGGCCTCAGCCGACTGAGCCAGCTCGACGGCAGCGCGCTGTGGCGCGTCGACCGGCAGGTCGCCCGCGCCGTCATCGTGCCGCCCGCCGCCTCCGCCGGGGCCCAGACGGGGTCGGCACAGGCCGGCGGCGCCGCCGAGCCGGTGGCCGTCGCCGCCGACCCGGTCGACGTCCACACCAAGATCCCGGCCGGTCCGGTCGACCGCGTCCTGCGCCTCGCCGACCGTGCCGCGCCCGGCTGGACCGCGACCCTCGGCGGCAAGCCGCTGAAGAAGACCACCGTCGACGGCTGGGCCCAGGGCTTCCAACTCCCCGCCGACGGCGGCCGCCTGGACATCACCTACGACGCCCCCTTCACGCACACCGCGTGGATCTGGGCCCAGTCGCTCCTCGCCCTGGTGCTCGTCGTGCTCGCCCTGCCGGGCCGTCGCCGCCGGATCGACGACGACCTGCCCGAGGAGGAGCAGCCGGTGCTGCCCCCGGCCCGGGACGGCGAGGGCCGCCGGGCCCGCCGCCTGCGCGCCCAGGCGGAGGCCGAGGCCGCCGACGCCGAGCCGACGGCGGAGCCCGAAGGCCCGGCCGGCCAGGACTTCCCGCCCCCGCCGGCCTCCGCGCCCACGGCCCCCGAGCACGACCCGTACGCGACCGCCCAGTACGCCGAAGTGCCGCAGCAGCAGTCCTACGGACAGTGGGACGAGACGGCGTACACCAACGCCGAGTACCCGCAGCAGCAGTACGACCCGTACCAGCAGCAGTACCAGCAGTACGACCCGTACCAACAGCAGCAGCAGTACCCGCCGCAGGAGCCCGCGTACGACCCCTACGGCTATGGCTACGGCGGGGAGCAGGCCCCCGGCCAGGGGCAGGGCGAGGGCGGCCGCATCCCCGGCCAGAGCCATGACGGCCAGGGCCACGACACCGAGCAGCCGCACCGCCCCGACGGGAGCAACCAGTGA
- a CDS encoding SIS domain-containing protein, with protein MLDESLLDAPEALARADRRGLLRGAAEAGARVRTAARHAIEAGIAELQPEGRPRAVLIAGPGTAAEGVADLVTALAGASAPVARLVSTGVAAAAGALRWNLPGWAGSVDLLLITTTDGSEPGLALLAEQAYRRGCTVVAVAPKGSPLSEAVDGVHGLVVPLATAPHELYEDGRTPAASPSALWALFTPILALLDRLGLTAAPPETLEKIADRLDRTAERCGPAIATYSNPAKTLATELADSLPLVWTEGEGAAPAGRRFATVLAELAGRPALAGELPETLASHGILLAGSLGEGADPDDFFRDRVEEPAVLHARVVLLRDRPAGGLSAAPAARELALSHEAQISELEPEEGTELECLAELLALTDFTIAYLALASTPPPA; from the coding sequence ATGCTCGATGAGTCGCTGCTCGACGCGCCGGAAGCCCTGGCCCGCGCGGACCGCCGCGGTCTGCTGCGCGGAGCCGCGGAGGCCGGCGCCCGCGTCCGTACCGCCGCCCGGCACGCCATCGAGGCCGGCATCGCGGAGCTGCAGCCCGAGGGCCGCCCCCGGGCCGTGCTCATCGCGGGCCCCGGCACCGCGGCCGAGGGCGTGGCCGACCTGGTCACGGCGCTGGCCGGAGCCTCCGCGCCGGTCGCCCGGCTCGTCTCGACCGGGGTGGCCGCAGCGGCGGGCGCCCTGCGCTGGAACCTCCCGGGCTGGGCGGGCTCGGTCGACCTCCTGCTCATCACCACCACGGACGGCAGCGAGCCCGGCCTGGCGCTCCTGGCGGAGCAGGCCTACCGCCGGGGCTGCACGGTCGTGGCCGTCGCCCCGAAGGGCTCCCCGCTCTCCGAGGCCGTCGACGGGGTGCACGGCCTGGTGGTGCCGCTGGCGACGGCCCCGCACGAGCTGTACGAGGACGGGAGGACCCCGGCCGCCTCTCCGAGCGCGCTGTGGGCCCTGTTCACCCCCATCCTCGCCCTGCTCGACCGCCTGGGGCTGACCGCCGCGCCCCCGGAGACGCTGGAGAAGATCGCCGACCGCCTTGACCGCACCGCGGAACGCTGCGGCCCGGCCATCGCCACGTACAGCAACCCGGCGAAGACCCTCGCGACGGAACTCGCCGACTCGCTCCCCCTCGTCTGGACTGAGGGCGAGGGCGCCGCCCCGGCGGGCCGCCGCTTCGCGACCGTACTGGCCGAGCTCGCGGGCCGCCCCGCACTCGCCGGCGAGCTGCCGGAGACGCTCGCGTCGCACGGCATCCTGCTCGCGGGCTCGCTCGGGGAGGGCGCAGACCCGGACGACTTCTTCCGCGACCGGGTGGAAGAGCCCGCGGTGCTGCACGCCCGGGTCGTCCTGCTGCGCGACCGCCCGGCGGGCGGCCTCTCCGCCGCCCCGGCCGCGCGCGAACTCGCCCTGAGCCACGAGGCGCAGATCAGTGAACTGGAGCCGGAGGAGGGCACGGAGCTGGAGTGCCTGGCGGAACTCCTCGCCCTCACGGACTTCACGATTGCGTACCTCGCCCTCGCATCGACACCGCCCCCCGCATAG
- a CDS encoding DUF5719 family protein — protein MNRSTLSLIAAAVALAAVTGFAAVTAPGGDSAKADAKGPARLPVERSSLLCPAPSLSDLAETTYTTYTPKGSGDAGAKAGTAGSAVLKPAVTPLTDGTPAKSTDKTDKDKKGKKGKTPEKPDPNKAVVTLKEPGKPASATADGSDAPALAGSADGPLAPGWAAQQTTVVSAGDTRAVLGTRCTEPDTDFWFPGASTAKTRQDYVHLTNPDDTAAVADIELFGKDGVIKSEVGEGITVPAKSSVPVLLSTLTSAAADDLTVHVTTRSGRVGAVVQASDAKAGADWLSASADPAASQVLPGIPGDATDVRLVVYAKGADDADLKVRLAGAGGSFTPAGLDTVHVKSGMTASFDLKNVTRGEAGSLLLAPTSDGGKTPIVAALRVVRGTGDKQETAYIPATEPVGDRSTAADNRAKGSTLAFTAPSAAATVKVTASPGTEGGEPQTKTYTVKAGTTLAVEPPVPSGLKGSYALTVETQPGSGPVYASRTLALPQDGIPMFTVQTLPDDKGTVAVPAAKQDLSVLDD, from the coding sequence GTGAACCGCAGCACCCTCTCCCTGATCGCGGCCGCCGTCGCCCTCGCCGCTGTAACCGGCTTCGCGGCCGTCACCGCGCCGGGCGGCGACTCGGCGAAGGCCGATGCGAAGGGTCCGGCCCGGCTGCCCGTCGAGCGCTCCAGCCTGCTGTGCCCGGCGCCCAGCCTGTCCGACCTGGCGGAGACCACGTACACCACGTACACCCCGAAGGGCAGCGGCGACGCGGGCGCCAAGGCGGGCACGGCCGGCAGCGCCGTGCTCAAGCCCGCCGTCACCCCGCTCACCGACGGCACCCCCGCCAAGTCCACCGACAAGACGGACAAGGACAAGAAGGGCAAGAAGGGGAAGACCCCCGAGAAGCCCGACCCCAACAAGGCGGTCGTCACCCTCAAGGAGCCCGGCAAGCCCGCGTCGGCCACGGCCGACGGCTCCGACGCACCCGCGCTCGCCGGGTCCGCCGACGGCCCGCTCGCGCCCGGCTGGGCGGCGCAGCAGACCACGGTGGTCTCGGCGGGCGACACGCGCGCGGTGCTCGGCACCCGCTGCACCGAACCCGACACCGACTTCTGGTTCCCCGGCGCTTCCACCGCCAAGACCCGTCAGGACTACGTCCATCTGACCAACCCCGACGACACCGCGGCGGTCGCCGACATCGAGCTGTTCGGCAAGGACGGCGTCATCAAGTCGGAGGTGGGGGAGGGCATTACGGTCCCCGCGAAATCCAGCGTCCCTGTTCTGTTGTCAACGTTGACCTCGGCGGCGGCCGATGACCTGACCGTTCACGTCACGACCCGCTCCGGCCGGGTCGGGGCGGTCGTGCAGGCATCGGACGCGAAGGCGGGCGCGGACTGGCTGTCCGCGTCGGCCGACCCGGCGGCGAGCCAGGTCCTCCCGGGCATCCCGGGCGACGCCACCGACGTACGCCTGGTGGTGTACGCCAAGGGCGCCGACGACGCCGATCTCAAGGTGCGGCTGGCCGGTGCGGGCGGCAGCTTCACCCCTGCTGGTCTGGACACCGTCCACGTGAAGTCGGGGATGACGGCGTCCTTTGATCTGAAGAACGTTACGAGGGGTGAGGCGGGTTCCCTGTTGCTCGCCCCGACTTCGGATGGCGGGAAAACGCCCATCGTGGCGGCGCTGCGCGTAGTGCGCGGCACGGGTGACAAGCAGGAGACCGCATACATTCCGGCCACCGAGCCCGTCGGCGACCGGTCCACGGCCGCCGACAACCGGGCCAAGGGCTCGACGCTGGCCTTCACCGCGCCGAGCGCCGCCGCCACGGTCAAGGTCACCGCGTCGCCCGGTACCGAGGGCGGCGAGCCGCAGACCAAGACGTACACCGTGAAGGCCGGCACCACGCTGGCGGTCGAGCCCCCGGTCCCGTCCGGGCTCAAGGGCTCGTACGCGCTGACGGTCGAGACCCAGCCGGGCAGCGGCCCGGTCTACGCCTCCCGAACGCTGGCGCTGCCGCAGGACGGCATCCCGATGTTCACCGTGCAGACGCTCCCCGACGACAAGGGGACGGTGGCGGTCCCGGCGGCGAAGCAGGACCTGTCGGTACTGGACGACTGA